A DNA window from Parabacteroides johnsonii DSM 18315 contains the following coding sequences:
- a CDS encoding SusC/RagA family TonB-linked outer membrane protein — translation MEIKSRVTRLAGLLCVASALQGFPVISSTNPGGIISVTQQGTYHLTGTIVDGYGEPVIGANIVEKGTTNGTVTDIDGKFSLEVAPDAVLTISFIGYIPKEITLKGEKELKVVLMEDTQTLDEVVVVGYGTQKKVNLTGAVEQVTSEVFDNRSVPNVTQALQGSIPNLNIQLTDGKPTRSASYNVRGTTSIGQGGSALVLIDGVEGDPSMLNPNDIASVSVLKDAASAAIYGARGTFGVVLITTKEPTKDKTSITYSGNFAMQKPVTVPDFVTDGYEYASHFYEAYHAWNNYSADPKNINKTQEFSLGWLEDFKNRKEQGITDEVTVDATGKYVYYGNEDYYDALYKKTTFAQDHNLSVTGNNGKLNYYVSGRFYGYDGLFRYNTDDYKMMNLRAKGSVQVFDWLKIENNMDFSNMDYHNPINVGEGGSIWRNISDEGHPTSPIFNPDGSLTFSAAYSVGDFIYGKNGIDTNNKVLKNTTGFTASFLENKLHVRGDFTFRNTDEGQTQRRVPVPYSTYEGQTVELSTKYNDLKESNMRTEYIATNLYADYEETFGDAHYFKGMIGYNYEQSTYKSTYVQRNGLLLDDSENINLALGDAITTSGGYNRWRVAGGFFRLNYAFKDRYLLEVNGRYDGSSKFPTDQQWAFFPSVSGGWRVSEEAFWKVNPELFSNLKIRASYGSLGNGNVSPYSFLELLSISTSDRVLNGLKNKYTSAPAVMPDGLTWETATTTDVGLDFGMLNNRLQFNGDYYIRKTTDMYTVGKTLPDVFGASSPKGNYADMTTKGWEITLTWRDQFTLAEKPFNYEIRGTLSDYISTIDRYNNQTGNLNDYYAGKRVGEIWGYVTEGLFKDQADIDSHADQTLIQSSSQRVTYPGDVKIKDLNGDHVIDYGNNTLKDHGDKTVIGNTLPRYAYSINLSGDWNNFFLSAFFQGVGKQDWYPSSECIFWGQYNRPYNNMPTWHQGNYWTEDNTDAYLPRYAGYNASLKSTPQTRYLQNVAYIRLKNLQFGYTLPQPIISKAKLQNVRVYISAENLWCWSPLYKHTRDLDVTNIYGSDPDLTDADMSSGLNGNRGSGDGNSYPQMKSVSLGLSVTF, via the coding sequence ATGGAGATTAAGAGTAGAGTGACCCGGCTTGCGGGTTTACTATGTGTCGCAAGTGCATTACAGGGATTTCCTGTAATCAGTTCCACCAATCCGGGCGGAATCATAAGCGTAACCCAGCAGGGAACGTATCATCTGACAGGCACGATTGTGGATGGATACGGAGAACCCGTTATCGGAGCCAATATAGTGGAAAAGGGAACGACTAACGGGACGGTGACCGATATTGACGGGAAGTTTTCGCTGGAAGTAGCCCCTGACGCTGTGTTAACCATCTCTTTTATCGGATATATTCCGAAAGAAATCACACTGAAAGGAGAGAAGGAGCTGAAAGTGGTCTTGATGGAAGATACGCAGACGTTGGACGAAGTGGTCGTGGTCGGCTACGGCACGCAGAAAAAAGTGAACCTTACCGGAGCCGTCGAGCAGGTGACCAGCGAAGTGTTTGACAATCGTTCCGTTCCCAACGTGACACAGGCCCTGCAAGGTTCAATCCCCAACCTGAATATCCAATTGACCGACGGCAAGCCGACCCGCTCGGCAAGTTATAATGTCCGCGGTACGACTTCGATCGGACAGGGGGGTAGTGCGCTGGTCCTGATCGACGGTGTGGAAGGCGATCCCTCGATGTTGAACCCGAACGATATCGCCAGCGTGTCTGTCCTGAAAGATGCCGCCTCGGCTGCCATCTATGGGGCACGTGGTACTTTCGGTGTCGTGCTGATCACCACGAAAGAGCCGACTAAAGACAAGACTTCCATTACCTATTCCGGCAACTTCGCCATGCAGAAACCGGTGACGGTTCCCGACTTTGTGACCGATGGATACGAATATGCCAGCCACTTCTATGAAGCTTATCATGCGTGGAACAACTATTCGGCTGATCCCAAGAACATAAACAAGACGCAGGAATTTTCCCTCGGCTGGCTGGAAGACTTCAAGAACCGGAAGGAGCAGGGCATCACTGACGAGGTGACGGTCGATGCTACCGGCAAATATGTCTACTACGGCAACGAAGACTATTATGACGCTCTGTACAAGAAGACGACTTTTGCACAGGATCACAACTTGTCGGTGACCGGTAACAACGGGAAGCTGAACTACTACGTTTCCGGGCGTTTCTATGGCTACGACGGTTTGTTCCGCTATAATACCGACGATTATAAGATGATGAACCTGCGTGCGAAAGGTTCCGTGCAGGTGTTCGACTGGTTGAAGATCGAGAACAACATGGATTTCTCCAATATGGATTACCATAACCCGATCAACGTCGGCGAAGGCGGTTCCATCTGGCGTAATATTTCCGATGAAGGTCATCCGACTTCGCCCATCTTCAATCCCGACGGCAGCCTGACTTTCTCTGCCGCTTATTCGGTCGGTGACTTTATCTATGGCAAGAACGGCATCGATACCAATAACAAGGTGTTGAAGAATACGACCGGCTTTACGGCTTCTTTCCTGGAAAACAAGTTGCACGTACGGGGCGACTTCACGTTCCGCAATACGGACGAGGGGCAGACGCAACGCCGCGTACCGGTCCCCTACAGTACTTACGAAGGGCAGACAGTCGAACTGAGCACTAAATACAACGACTTGAAGGAGAGTAATATGCGGACCGAATACATTGCGACCAACCTGTATGCCGACTACGAGGAGACATTTGGCGATGCGCATTATTTCAAGGGGATGATCGGTTACAACTATGAACAGTCTACTTATAAGAGTACATATGTGCAACGTAATGGTTTGCTGCTCGACGATTCGGAAAACATCAATCTGGCGTTGGGAGATGCGATCACTACATCGGGAGGTTATAACAGATGGCGTGTGGCAGGCGGCTTTTTCCGTTTGAACTATGCATTCAAGGATCGCTACCTGTTGGAGGTGAACGGGCGCTATGACGGTTCTTCCAAATTTCCGACTGATCAGCAATGGGCGTTCTTCCCTTCCGTTTCCGGTGGATGGCGCGTGTCGGAAGAGGCGTTCTGGAAGGTGAACCCGGAGCTGTTCTCCAATCTGAAAATACGTGCTTCATACGGTTCGTTAGGGAATGGTAATGTTTCTCCCTACAGCTTCCTCGAACTGTTGAGCATCAGCACTTCTGATCGTGTTCTGAACGGTTTGAAGAACAAATACACGAGTGCTCCGGCCGTCATGCCCGACGGACTGACCTGGGAAACGGCTACGACGACCGACGTCGGACTGGACTTCGGCATGCTGAACAACCGTTTGCAGTTCAATGGCGACTATTACATCCGTAAGACAACGGATATGTACACGGTCGGCAAAACGCTTCCCGACGTGTTCGGTGCCTCTTCTCCCAAAGGCAACTATGCCGATATGACGACCAAAGGATGGGAAATCACGCTGACTTGGCGCGACCAGTTCACATTGGCGGAGAAACCGTTCAACTACGAGATCCGCGGTACGTTGTCCGACTATATCTCGACCATCGACCGCTATAACAACCAGACGGGTAACCTGAACGACTATTATGCCGGCAAGCGTGTCGGTGAAATCTGGGGATATGTGACTGAAGGCTTGTTCAAGGATCAGGCCGATATCGACAGCCATGCCGACCAGACATTGATACAGTCTTCCTCCCAGCGTGTTACCTATCCGGGCGACGTGAAGATCAAAGACTTGAACGGCGACCACGTGATCGACTACGGCAACAACACGCTGAAAGACCACGGCGACAAGACCGTGATCGGAAATACATTGCCTCGCTATGCGTACAGCATCAATCTATCCGGCGACTGGAACAACTTCTTCCTTTCCGCTTTCTTCCAGGGTGTGGGGAAACAGGACTGGTATCCTAGTTCGGAATGTATTTTCTGGGGACAGTATAATCGCCCGTACAATAACATGCCTACTTGGCATCAGGGCAATTATTGGACGGAAGACAATACGGATGCTTACCTGCCCCGCTATGCCGGCTATAATGCTTCTCTGAAGTCTACGCCGCAGACCCGCTACTTGCAGAATGTCGCTTATATCCGTCTGAAGAACCTGCAATTCGGCTATACTTTGCCGCAGCCGATCATCTCGAAAGCCAAGTTGCAGAACGTAAGGGTTTACATCTCTGCAGAGAACCTCTGGTGCTGGTCCCCGCTCTACAAGCATACGCGCGACCTCGACGTGACGAATATCTATGGGTCCGATCCCGACCTGACGGATGCCGATATGTCTTCCGGACTGAACGGGAACCGTGGTAGCGGTGACGGAAACAGCTATCCGCAGATGAAGAGTGTGAGTTTAGGTTTATCAGTAACATTTTAA
- a CDS encoding helix-hairpin-helix domain-containing protein produces the protein MNWRDLLYFSKGERRALTLLLCLVTISWILLLWTDTKRMPIESQTDAHRTENQQASGERRIITGKNTSEKETSSIRKESVPHPNKTKNALTDKNAILIDNAPYSTSKKRKGYTPYTQTEKYAPGTLVELNTADTTILKKVPGIGSTFARRIIKYRELLGGFYDVSQLAEVYGIDEERYQALVPWFIADTLHIRRLEVNALSAATLRKHPYLDYRQAKAIEQLRKQKSRLSGWENLQLIEEFTDTDKKRLTPYLSFK, from the coding sequence ATGAACTGGCGCGACCTTCTCTATTTCTCCAAAGGCGAACGGAGAGCCCTAACTTTACTCCTTTGTCTCGTCACTATTTCCTGGATTTTATTGCTTTGGACAGACACGAAACGAATGCCTATCGAATCGCAGACGGATGCCCATCGAACGGAAAACCAACAAGCATCGGGCGAAAGACGGATCATCACCGGAAAAAACACATCCGAAAAGGAAACCAGTTCCATCCGGAAGGAATCCGTACCTCATCCGAATAAAACTAAAAACGCCCTTACTGATAAAAATGCTATCCTTATAGATAACGCCCCCTACTCTACAAGCAAGAAACGGAAAGGATATACCCCATACACCCAAACAGAAAAGTACGCACCGGGAACCCTCGTCGAACTCAACACCGCCGACACCACAATCCTGAAAAAAGTCCCCGGCATCGGCAGCACTTTCGCTCGGAGAATCATAAAATACAGGGAACTCTTAGGCGGCTTCTACGATGTCAGCCAGTTGGCGGAAGTGTACGGGATCGACGAGGAACGCTACCAAGCCCTCGTCCCCTGGTTTATTGCCGACACGCTCCATATACGCAGGTTAGAGGTCAACGCATTGTCTGCCGCCACCCTCCGCAAACACCCTTACCTCGATTACCGACAAGCGAAAGCGATCGAACAGCTCCGGAAACAAAAAAGCAGGCTCTCCGGGTGGGAGAACCTGCAATTGATAGAAGAATTTACAGATACGGACAAGAAACGGCTCACACCATACCTGTCATTTAAGTAA
- a CDS encoding RagB/SusD family nutrient uptake outer membrane protein — protein sequence MKRIIYSFVSACLLLSSCSMDEIPQASVDKDTVFRTEKGLETYSYSFYNMLPSVSDGFRQDAMCDYGAVTSFDNFIREGAYSAELSSGWSWGDLRNINYFIENCTNEAVDESVRNNYIGLARFFRAYFYYEMVVRFGDVPWIDRTLGVDDELLYAGRDSRTTVMDHVLEDLDFACENISRTKDETGSLVTKWVAYALKSRICLFEASFRKYHTELGLTDSVDEWYQEAVRAAETVMKESGHSIYTGEGTDASFRSLFISDKPVTSEVMLASCADAGLAVLGEANWWWTSGTYGARFSMIRTFVNTFLNTDGTPFTDRAGYETMEFYDECQNRDARLAQTIRTPGYERDGAPAAPNFNGYSYTGYQPIKYTLDDTKYDAGALNTNAIPLFRYAEVLLNYAEAKAELGTLTDADWANTVGVLRARAGITGGLSAKPTKVDAYFQQNYFPNISDPVILEVRRERSIELALEGFRFTDLKRWKRGELMTMRWTGIYVPALNVQMDLDKDGTPDVIFYKGEKPTGLPASCTPVSVGEGTQQGLTGATSGNLTWSDNDPRVWYDDGRQYYYPIPQSAINNATLPDGTTNLKQNPGW from the coding sequence ATGAAACGGATTATATATTCTTTTGTATCTGCCTGTTTACTTCTTTCTTCCTGCTCGATGGACGAGATACCGCAGGCCTCGGTGGACAAGGACACGGTTTTCAGGACGGAGAAAGGGCTGGAAACATATTCCTATTCTTTCTACAATATGCTCCCTTCCGTCAGTGACGGTTTCCGTCAGGATGCGATGTGCGACTATGGGGCGGTGACCAGTTTCGACAATTTTATCCGCGAAGGGGCTTACTCGGCTGAGTTGAGCAGCGGGTGGTCGTGGGGTGATCTGCGCAATATCAACTATTTTATCGAGAACTGTACGAACGAGGCGGTCGATGAGTCTGTCCGTAACAACTATATCGGCCTGGCCCGCTTTTTCCGCGCCTATTTCTATTACGAGATGGTGGTGCGTTTCGGTGATGTGCCCTGGATAGACCGCACGTTAGGTGTGGACGACGAGTTGTTGTATGCTGGCCGAGATTCCCGTACGACGGTAATGGATCATGTGCTGGAAGACCTGGACTTTGCTTGCGAGAATATTTCAAGAACGAAGGACGAAACCGGTTCATTGGTGACAAAATGGGTGGCATACGCATTGAAGTCCCGTATCTGCCTTTTCGAAGCATCTTTCCGCAAGTATCATACGGAGTTGGGATTGACTGACTCGGTCGACGAATGGTACCAGGAGGCTGTCCGTGCAGCCGAAACGGTTATGAAAGAAAGTGGGCACTCCATTTATACAGGTGAGGGTACGGATGCCTCTTTCCGCTCGCTGTTTATCAGTGATAAGCCGGTGACCAGCGAAGTGATGCTGGCGAGCTGCGCCGATGCCGGGCTGGCAGTATTGGGCGAGGCTAACTGGTGGTGGACTTCGGGCACGTATGGGGCGCGTTTCAGCATGATCCGCACGTTTGTCAACACGTTCCTGAATACGGATGGGACACCGTTTACGGACCGGGCTGGCTACGAGACGATGGAGTTCTACGACGAATGCCAAAACCGCGATGCCCGTCTTGCCCAGACGATCCGCACACCGGGGTATGAACGCGACGGAGCACCTGCCGCCCCTAACTTCAACGGTTATTCCTATACGGGCTACCAACCGATCAAATATACGTTGGATGATACCAAATATGATGCTGGTGCTTTGAACACGAATGCGATCCCGTTGTTCCGTTATGCCGAAGTCCTGCTGAACTATGCCGAGGCAAAGGCTGAGTTGGGGACGCTGACGGATGCGGACTGGGCGAATACGGTCGGTGTGCTGCGTGCACGTGCCGGTATCACCGGCGGCCTTTCTGCCAAGCCAACTAAGGTGGATGCTTATTTCCAGCAGAACTATTTTCCGAATATCTCTGATCCGGTCATCCTCGAAGTGCGCCGCGAGCGTTCCATCGAATTGGCTCTGGAGGGTTTCCGCTTCACCGACCTGAAACGTTGGAAACGTGGCGAGCTGATGACGATGCGTTGGACCGGCATTTATGTTCCCGCCTTGAATGTCCAGATGGACCTTGATAAGGACGGTACGCCGGACGTGATCTTCTACAAGGGAGAGAAACCGACCGGGCTGCCTGCTTCCTGTACGCCTGTTTCGGTAGGAGAGGGTACGCAGCAGGGATTGACCGGAGCGACTTCGGGCAATCTGACTTGGTCGGACAATGATCCGCGCGTCTGGTACGATGATGGACGTCAATATTATTACCCGATTCCTCAATCGGCAATCAACAATGCGACATTACCGGATGGTACGACTAATTTGAAACAGAATCCGGGTTGGTAA
- a CDS encoding ISAon1 family transposase N-terminal region protein: MSYDQFLRFIFPEGMFDYFELSDFKEKSDRVEIYFEEKNIHPKEYATNNLESKGFYEQVRMQDYPMRGRSCLLFIKKRRWFNHSTGKYVSRNWKLVAEGT; encoded by the coding sequence ATGAGTTACGATCAATTTCTTCGTTTTATCTTTCCGGAGGGAATGTTTGATTATTTTGAGTTGTCTGATTTCAAAGAAAAGTCGGATAGGGTAGAAATATACTTTGAAGAGAAGAATATACATCCTAAAGAATATGCAACCAATAACTTGGAAAGCAAGGGCTTTTATGAGCAAGTCAGGATGCAGGATTATCCGATGCGTGGGCGTAGCTGCCTGTTGTTTATCAAAAAACGAAGATGGTTCAATCACAGTACTGGCAAATATGTAAGCCGCAATTGGAAATTAGTGGCAGAAGGAACGTAA
- a CDS encoding endonuclease/exonuclease/phosphatase family protein, which yields MKKTISVFASVLLLAALLQSWAMKESRPATDGKSELNVATFNLRMDTEKDGVNAWPNRKEMVKGLIRFHDFDIFGTQEGFKHMLDGVAELEGYAYIGAGRDDGEDAGEHSAIFYKTGRFDLLDKGNFWFSETPDVPGKGWDATCCNRICSWGKFRDKESGKVFYFFNSHYDHQGKVARRESSKLLIARIKQIAGTDATVFATGDFNAVPTDEPMVTLASDGLLLDSYGLSEQPHYGTEGTYNSFKTDSEMKNRIDYIWVTKGTKVKKYAVLNDMQYGRFPSDHFPVMIQVAF from the coding sequence ATGAAAAAGACGATAAGTGTATTTGCTTCGGTCCTCTTGCTGGCAGCTTTGCTTCAGTCATGGGCCATGAAAGAATCCCGCCCGGCTACAGACGGGAAGAGCGAACTGAACGTGGCGACTTTTAACCTTCGTATGGATACGGAGAAGGATGGCGTAAATGCCTGGCCGAACCGCAAGGAGATGGTGAAAGGACTGATCCGTTTCCACGATTTCGATATCTTCGGGACACAGGAAGGGTTCAAGCATATGCTGGACGGGGTTGCCGAACTGGAGGGCTATGCCTATATCGGTGCCGGACGTGATGACGGGGAGGATGCGGGCGAACACTCCGCTATCTTCTATAAGACCGGTCGTTTTGATTTGCTGGACAAGGGGAACTTCTGGTTTTCCGAGACACCGGATGTTCCAGGCAAGGGCTGGGATGCTACTTGTTGTAACCGTATCTGCTCCTGGGGTAAGTTTCGTGATAAGGAGAGCGGTAAAGTATTCTATTTCTTCAATTCCCATTACGACCATCAGGGGAAGGTGGCACGTCGGGAGTCCTCCAAACTGTTGATTGCCCGTATCAAGCAGATTGCCGGAACGGATGCGACGGTCTTTGCGACAGGAGACTTCAATGCTGTCCCGACCGACGAGCCGATGGTGACGCTGGCTTCCGACGGCCTGCTGCTGGACTCGTATGGTCTGAGTGAGCAGCCGCACTATGGTACGGAAGGCACTTACAACAGCTTCAAGACGGATTCCGAGATGAAGAACCGCATCGATTATATCTGGGTGACAAAGGGAACGAAGGTGAAGAAGTATGCTGTTCTCAACGATATGCAGTACGGTCGTTTCCCGTCGGATCATTTCCCCGTAATGATACAAGTCGCGTTTTAA
- a CDS encoding LiaF transmembrane domain-containing protein, translating to MRTNQQGDFVRGGCPSHSKLNTVVTAAVFIIVGLLFLGRNFGVIDSDLFDILVSWQMLLIVVGVVNLIKRHFFGGMIMIAIGTYFLLPEISGVESEWIGMFWPVLLILVGIMILFKPKRHRFNGHWDGRRPEYVKEVYSSEDGFVVSDNTFGSVQQIVLDPVFRGARIRNVFGGTVLDLRRSKLAAPRTFIDIDCSFGGVEIYLPSDWNLQTQIDAFIGGCDDKRYNSSVEIDKEHALIVRGKVSFGGIEFKS from the coding sequence ATGAGAACGAATCAACAAGGGGATTTTGTCAGAGGTGGTTGTCCCAGCCACAGTAAACTGAATACGGTTGTAACGGCTGCTGTGTTTATCATAGTAGGTCTGTTGTTTCTTGGGCGGAATTTCGGGGTAATAGACTCTGACCTGTTCGATATCCTGGTTTCCTGGCAGATGCTGCTGATCGTGGTCGGCGTTGTCAATCTGATTAAACGGCATTTCTTCGGGGGAATGATAATGATTGCCATAGGAACTTATTTTCTGTTGCCGGAGATAAGCGGGGTAGAGAGCGAATGGATCGGGATGTTCTGGCCGGTATTGCTTATTTTGGTGGGAATCATGATTCTTTTTAAACCGAAACGTCACCGCTTTAATGGCCATTGGGATGGTAGAAGGCCGGAGTATGTAAAGGAAGTATATAGCTCTGAAGACGGTTTTGTCGTATCGGACAACACTTTCGGATCGGTTCAGCAGATTGTCCTGGACCCGGTGTTCAGGGGGGCACGGATTAGAAATGTGTTTGGCGGAACTGTCCTGGATTTACGGCGGAGCAAACTGGCCGCTCCCCGGACATTTATAGATATTGACTGTTCTTTTGGAGGGGTTGAGATTTATTTGCCGTCGGACTGGAATTTGCAGACGCAGATCGATGCATTTATCGGAGGATGTGACGATAAACGTTATAATTCGTCTGTGGAGATAGACAAGGAACACGCTTTGATCGTGAGGGGAAAAGTTTCTTTCGGAGGTATCGAGTTTAAAAGTTGA
- a CDS encoding RNA polymerase sigma-70 factor, whose product MNTEYEIIEGLKAGYEEAYKYIYDRQYKILCIIAKEYVDDTFTAEMIVSDVIFALWKNRKEIDINLSLRSYLIKAVRNRCLNYLAQLNKREDVRSHIGNLLEKEQIHYEEQHGYPLSNLIEKELDVKINNCINNLPALTRRIFCLSRFENLKYEEIAQEVNVSVNVVKYHIKSALSHLREELKDYLPLFLLIFFPFGK is encoded by the coding sequence ATGAATACCGAATATGAAATCATCGAAGGCCTGAAAGCGGGCTACGAAGAAGCATACAAATACATATACGATCGGCAATACAAAATACTTTGTATCATCGCGAAAGAATATGTAGATGATACTTTCACCGCAGAGATGATTGTAAGCGATGTCATTTTTGCCCTATGGAAAAACCGGAAAGAAATAGACATCAACCTTTCGTTACGCAGTTATCTGATTAAGGCTGTCCGTAACCGGTGCCTGAATTATCTTGCCCAACTGAACAAAAGAGAAGATGTCCGTTCCCATATCGGGAATCTGTTGGAAAAGGAACAGATCCATTACGAGGAACAACATGGCTATCCACTGTCCAACCTGATAGAAAAAGAACTCGACGTCAAAATAAATAACTGCATAAACAATTTACCCGCACTTACCCGGCGCATATTCTGCCTGAGCCGTTTCGAAAACCTCAAATATGAAGAGATCGCTCAAGAGGTCAACGTTTCCGTCAATGTAGTCAAATATCACATCAAGTCTGCCCTATCTCATTTACGGGAAGAATTAAAAGACTATTTACCCTTGTTTCTACTTATTTTTTTCCCTTTCGGAAAATAA
- a CDS encoding LytR/AlgR family response regulator transcription factor, with translation MRTHPFIESVINRVVGISLAVVVWMMYSWLLFCYGGEGIWMACLDGLVSVGLLAVAGFLYGYVDGTIHAWQIQIALAVLVQAISLAGAFELQVFLEQGNAGDFMDSVSLRLVLGILCWIILLQWYRINRADEPDLEEISGTELGKGQEEAIPVDETFLDRVSVKDGSRIHIIHLEELLYMQAGGDYVTLFTPGGQYVKEQTMKYFETHLPPALFVRIHRSCIVNTEQILRVELFGKENYQVRLKSGVCLRASNAGYKLLKERLSL, from the coding sequence ATGCGGACGCATCCATTTATAGAGTCAGTCATCAATCGCGTGGTGGGGATTTCCTTGGCGGTTGTGGTCTGGATGATGTATTCATGGCTCCTGTTCTGTTATGGAGGAGAGGGGATATGGATGGCCTGTCTGGATGGTCTGGTTTCTGTCGGATTATTGGCTGTCGCCGGTTTCCTGTACGGGTATGTTGACGGAACTATCCATGCATGGCAAATACAAATTGCATTGGCGGTATTGGTTCAGGCGATCAGTTTGGCAGGAGCCTTTGAGTTACAAGTTTTTTTGGAACAGGGAAATGCCGGTGACTTTATGGATAGTGTTTCCCTCCGCCTGGTATTGGGTATATTATGCTGGATTATCCTGTTGCAATGGTATCGGATTAACCGGGCCGATGAACCGGATTTAGAGGAGATATCCGGGACCGAGCTAGGTAAGGGACAAGAAGAGGCGATTCCCGTAGATGAGACTTTTCTGGATCGCGTATCGGTAAAAGACGGTTCTCGCATTCATATTATCCATCTCGAAGAACTCTTATACATGCAAGCCGGAGGTGATTATGTGACGCTTTTTACTCCGGGAGGCCAGTATGTGAAGGAACAGACGATGAAATATTTTGAGACACATCTTCCGCCTGCTCTGTTTGTGCGGATTCACCGTTCTTGCATTGTCAATACCGAACAGATTTTACGAGTGGAGCTGTTCGGGAAAGAGAATTACCAGGTCCGTTTGAAAAGCGGAGTTTGTTTGCGGGCAAGTAATGCCGGTTATAAGCTCTTGAAAGAGCGTCTTTCTCTTTAA
- a CDS encoding HipA family kinase, producing MELRTENVTRYIMPLREGGSLPALAEADDEFKYVVKFRGAGHGTKALIAELVGGEIARALGFRVPELVFLNLDEAFGRTEGDEEIQDLLQGSRGLNLGLHFLSGALTFDPVVTKVGAELASRIVWLDAFLTNVDRTFRNTNMLIWHKELWLIDHGASLYFHYSWVNWQKHAVSPFVQIKDHVLLPEASGLEEANADMRRLLTEEKIREIVALIPDDWLHWSESPGMPQEIREIYIRFLCERLAHSETFIKEAQDARKALI from the coding sequence ATGGAATTACGAACAGAGAATGTGACACGCTATATCATGCCTCTTCGGGAAGGCGGGTCTTTGCCGGCATTGGCGGAAGCTGATGACGAGTTTAAATATGTCGTGAAGTTTCGCGGGGCAGGCCACGGGACGAAAGCGCTGATTGCCGAACTGGTTGGCGGCGAGATAGCTCGTGCACTTGGTTTCCGGGTTCCCGAACTGGTCTTTCTGAATCTGGACGAGGCTTTCGGGCGTACCGAAGGTGATGAGGAAATCCAGGATTTGCTGCAGGGTAGCCGGGGATTGAACCTCGGGCTGCATTTTCTGTCGGGAGCTCTTACCTTCGACCCGGTAGTGACGAAGGTCGGGGCTGAATTGGCATCCCGCATCGTGTGGTTGGACGCATTCCTGACCAATGTAGACCGCACATTCCGGAATACTAATATGCTGATATGGCATAAGGAACTGTGGCTGATCGATCATGGCGCTTCGCTTTATTTCCATTATTCATGGGTGAATTGGCAAAAGCATGCCGTAAGTCCGTTCGTGCAGATCAAAGATCATGTGCTGTTGCCCGAAGCTTCCGGGCTGGAGGAGGCGAATGCCGATATGAGACGTCTGCTGACGGAGGAAAAAATTCGGGAGATCGTGGCTTTGATTCCCGACGACTGGTTGCATTGGAGCGAAAGCCCCGGTATGCCTCAAGAGATAAGAGAGATTTATATCCGGTTCTTATGTGAGAGACTGGCACATTCCGAAACATTTATAAAAGAAGCACAAGATGCAAGGAAAGCACTTATATGA
- a CDS encoding DUF3037 domain-containing protein, with protein sequence MQGKHLYEYAVIRLVPRVEREEFFNVGIILFSKRAKYIKALYKVDEDKLNLFSSELDRESLFANLHVFDKICSGTKEGGPIAALDIPERFRWLTAVRSASIQTSRPHPGFSDDLDRTLEILFRELVL encoded by the coding sequence ATGCAAGGAAAGCACTTATATGAATATGCCGTTATCCGTCTGGTCCCCAGGGTAGAGCGTGAGGAGTTCTTCAATGTGGGAATTATTCTGTTCTCGAAAAGAGCGAAGTATATCAAGGCGCTCTATAAGGTAGATGAGGACAAGTTGAATCTGTTTTCTTCCGAGTTGGACCGTGAATCGTTGTTTGCCAATCTGCATGTTTTCGATAAAATCTGCTCAGGTACGAAAGAGGGCGGTCCTATCGCCGCTCTGGACATCCCAGAACGGTTCCGCTGGCTGACGGCCGTGCGGAGCGCATCTATCCAGACTTCGCGTCCGCATCCGGGCTTCTCCGACGACTTGGACCGAACGTTGGAGATACTGTTCAGGGAATTGGTTCTGTAA